A window from Physeter macrocephalus isolate SW-GA chromosome 11, ASM283717v5, whole genome shotgun sequence encodes these proteins:
- the LOC102985237 gene encoding non-secretory ribonuclease — protein MVPRQQNAKLPLFLLLGLLGMVISLHAAPGTLTRAQWFEIQHLNMAYTQCNAAMQVVNRYRMVCKGQNTFLHKTFAEVAEVCTTRNVLCPRSLRMNCHISSVQVPVTYCSLTRYAPRYTNCRYRQIQAQHSFIVACDRRSPQDNATYPMVPVHLDAII, from the coding sequence ATGGTTCCAAGACAGCAGAATGCCAAGCTTCCTCTCTTTTTGCTGCTGGGGCTCTTGGGAATGGTGATCTCACTCCATGCCGCACCTGGTACTTTAACCCGGGCTCAGTGGTTTGAGATTCAGCACCTAAATATGGCCTACACTCAATGCAATGCTGCAATGCAGGTGGTTAACCGTTACAGAATGGTATGCAAAGGTCAGAATACTTTTCTCCACAAAACGTTTGCTGAAGTAGCTGAAGTTTGTACCACCAGAAATGTACTCTGCCCTAGATCACTCAGGATGAATTGTCATATTAGCTCAGTTCAAGTGCCTGTAACCTACTGCAGCCTCACAAGATATGCACCACGTTATACGAACTGCCGTTATAGACAGATACAGGCACAGCATAGCTTCATCGTTGCATGTGACAGAAGATCACCACAGGACAATGCCACGTACCCCATGGTTCCAGTTCACTTGGATGCGATCATCTAA